One Pseudomonas sp. MH9.2 DNA segment encodes these proteins:
- the pmbA gene encoding metalloprotease PmbA yields the protein MSTAQSVGPQALPALQEQVEQIIAEAKRQGASACEVAVSLEQGLSTTVRQREVETVEFNRDQGFGITLYVGQRKGSASTSASGADAIRETVAAALAIAKHTSEDECSGLADAALMAKEQPDFDLFHAWDITPEQAIERALICEAAAFDADSRIKNADGTTLNTHQGCRVYGNSHGFVGGSASTRHSLSCVMIAEGEGQMQRDYWYDVSRQGELLADAQSIGRRAAQRAASRLGARPVPTCEVPVLFAAELAGSLFGHLLSAISGGNLYRKSSFLEGAMGQRLFPEWLTLDERPHLMRAMGSSAFDGDGLATYAKPFVENGDLVSYVLGTYSGRKLGLPSTANSGGVHNLFVTHGVEDQAALLRRMGRGLLVTELMGSGLNMVTGDYSRGAAGFWVENGEIQFPVQEVTIAGNLRDMFKQIVAVGSDLELRSNIRTGSVLIERMTVAGS from the coding sequence ATGAGTACAGCTCAAAGCGTAGGCCCGCAAGCCTTGCCTGCACTGCAAGAACAGGTCGAGCAAATCATTGCCGAAGCCAAGCGTCAGGGCGCAAGCGCCTGTGAAGTGGCGGTGTCCCTGGAGCAGGGCTTGTCGACCACGGTTCGCCAGCGTGAAGTGGAAACTGTCGAGTTCAATCGCGATCAGGGCTTTGGTATCACCTTGTATGTCGGTCAGCGCAAAGGCTCGGCCAGTACCTCCGCCAGTGGCGCTGACGCTATTCGCGAAACCGTAGCGGCGGCGTTGGCGATTGCCAAACACACCTCCGAAGATGAATGCTCCGGCCTCGCCGACGCTGCGCTGATGGCTAAAGAACAGCCAGACTTTGATCTATTCCACGCGTGGGATATCACCCCGGAACAAGCCATTGAGCGTGCCTTGATCTGTGAGGCGGCGGCGTTCGATGCCGACAGCCGGATCAAAAATGCCGACGGCACCACGCTCAACACCCATCAAGGGTGTCGCGTGTATGGCAATAGCCACGGTTTTGTTGGCGGCTCTGCCTCGACACGCCACAGCTTGAGCTGCGTGATGATCGCCGAGGGCGAAGGGCAGATGCAGCGCGACTACTGGTACGACGTGAGTCGCCAGGGCGAGTTGTTGGCGGACGCACAAAGCATTGGCCGTCGCGCGGCACAGCGTGCGGCCAGCCGCTTGGGTGCGCGCCCGGTACCGACGTGTGAAGTTCCGGTGTTGTTCGCTGCGGAATTGGCGGGCAGCTTGTTTGGCCATCTTTTGTCCGCCATTTCCGGCGGCAATCTGTATCGCAAATCATCCTTTCTGGAAGGAGCGATGGGGCAGCGCCTGTTTCCTGAATGGCTGACTCTCGACGAACGGCCGCACCTGATGCGCGCCATGGGGAGCTCGGCGTTCGACGGTGATGGCTTGGCAACCTATGCCAAACCATTTGTGGAGAATGGCGATTTAGTGTCCTACGTTCTGGGTACTTACTCAGGCCGCAAGCTAGGTTTGCCGAGTACAGCCAACTCAGGCGGCGTGCATAACCTGTTCGTCACCCACGGTGTGGAAGATCAGGCAGCGCTGCTGCGCCGCATGGGTCGCGGCTTGCTGGTCACTGAGTTGATGGGCAGTGGTTTGAATATGGTCACCGGCGACTACTCTCGTGGCGCGGCAGGCTTTTGGGTCGAGAACGGCGAAATCCAGTTCCCGGTTCAGGAAGTCACCATCGCCGGCAACCTGCGCGACATGTTCAAACAAATCGTCGCCGTCGGCAGCGATCTCGAACTGCGCAGCAATATCCGCACAGGCTCTGTGTTGATCGAGCGCATGACGGTTGCGGGTAGCTGA
- the hpf gene encoding ribosome hibernation-promoting factor, HPF/YfiA family: MQVNISGHQLEVTKPLREYIELKFKKLEGHFDKITNVQVTMAVEKLKQKIEATLHIHGGEVVANAEHDDMYAAIDLLTDKLDRQLLKHKEKQQNILKGATAR, from the coding sequence ATGCAAGTCAACATCAGTGGACACCAATTGGAAGTGACCAAGCCCCTGCGCGAATACATCGAGCTCAAATTCAAGAAGCTCGAAGGGCACTTTGACAAGATTACCAATGTGCAGGTAACGATGGCAGTCGAGAAACTGAAACAGAAAATCGAAGCCACACTGCACATCCACGGTGGAGAGGTGGTCGCTAACGCAGAACATGACGACATGTATGCGGCAATCGACCTACTCACTGACAAGCTGGACCGACAATTGCTCAAGCATAAGGAAAAGCAGCAGAACATCCTGAAAGGTGCGACTGCTCGCTAA
- a CDS encoding RNA polymerase factor sigma-54 produces MKPSLVLRMGQQLTMTPQLQQAIRLLQLSTLDLQQEIQEALESNPMLERQEEGDDFDNADPLADNIEKPNPDVQEPTYQEPAPTVDNLEEGDWNDRIPNELPVDTAWDDVYQTSASSLPSSNNDDDEWDFTTRTSAGESLQSHLLWQLNLAPMSDTDRLIAVTLIDCINNQGYLDESLEEILDAFDPEMDVELDEIEAVLHRIQQFEPAGIGARNLSECLSLQLRQLPAKTRWLAEAQRLVGDFIDLLGSRDYAQLMRRMKLKEDELRQVIELVQSLNPRPGSQIESSEAEYVVPDVIVRKDNERWLVELNQESVPRLRVNPQYAGFVRRADTSADNTFMRNQLQEARWFIKSLQSRNETLMKVATQIVEHQRGFLEYGDEAMKPLVLHDIAEAVGMHESTISRVTTQKFMHTPRGIYELKYFFSSHVSTSEGGECSSTAIRAIIKKLVAAENQKKPLSDSKIAGLLEAQGIQVARRTVAKYRESLGIAPSSERKRLM; encoded by the coding sequence ATGAAACCATCGCTAGTCCTGAGAATGGGCCAGCAGCTGACGATGACACCGCAGCTGCAACAGGCCATCCGCCTCCTCCAATTGTCGACCCTGGACCTTCAACAGGAAATCCAGGAAGCGTTGGAGTCGAACCCTATGCTGGAACGCCAGGAAGAAGGCGACGACTTCGACAATGCCGATCCGTTGGCCGACAACATAGAGAAACCCAATCCTGACGTACAGGAACCTACCTACCAGGAGCCCGCCCCGACGGTGGACAACCTGGAAGAAGGCGACTGGAACGACCGCATCCCCAACGAGCTGCCCGTTGATACCGCTTGGGATGACGTGTATCAGACCAGTGCCAGCAGCCTGCCCAGCAGCAACAACGACGATGACGAATGGGACTTCACCACTCGCACATCGGCCGGCGAGAGCCTGCAAAGCCATCTGTTGTGGCAATTGAATCTGGCCCCCATGTCCGATACTGATCGGTTGATCGCCGTCACGCTGATCGACTGCATCAACAATCAGGGCTACCTGGACGAGTCGCTTGAGGAAATCCTCGATGCCTTCGACCCGGAAATGGATGTCGAATTGGATGAAATCGAAGCAGTACTGCACCGTATCCAGCAATTCGAACCCGCGGGTATCGGCGCTCGCAACCTGAGCGAATGCCTGTCACTGCAATTGCGTCAGCTCCCCGCGAAGACTCGCTGGCTGGCCGAGGCACAACGCTTGGTCGGAGACTTCATCGACCTGCTTGGCAGCCGCGACTACGCTCAGCTGATGCGGCGCATGAAGCTCAAGGAAGACGAACTGCGCCAGGTCATTGAACTGGTGCAGAGCCTCAACCCGCGCCCAGGCTCGCAGATCGAGTCGAGCGAGGCCGAATACGTTGTGCCCGACGTGATCGTGCGCAAAGACAACGAGCGCTGGCTGGTAGAGCTCAATCAAGAGTCCGTGCCCCGTCTGCGGGTCAACCCCCAATACGCAGGGTTCGTCCGCAGGGCCGACACCAGCGCTGACAACACCTTCATGCGCAATCAGTTGCAAGAGGCACGCTGGTTCATCAAGAGCCTGCAGAGCCGCAACGAAACGCTGATGAAAGTGGCCACGCAGATCGTCGAGCACCAGCGCGGCTTTCTTGAGTATGGCGACGAAGCCATGAAACCCTTGGTTCTGCATGACATCGCCGAAGCGGTAGGCATGCACGAATCGACGATTTCACGTGTGACCACGCAAAAATTCATGCATACCCCGCGCGGTATTTACGAACTGAAATATTTCTTTTCCAGTCACGTAAGCACCTCAGAGGGCGGAGAGTGTTCGTCCACGGCCATTCGCGCGATCATCAAAAAACTGGTAGCTGCGGAAAATCAGAAAAAGCCGTTGAGTGACAGCAAGATCGCTGGTTTACTGGAGGCACAAGGCATTCAGGTAGCTCGGCGCACGGTCGCTAAATACCGCGAATCACTTGGGATAGCACCTTCAAGCGAACGCAAGCGATTGATGTAA
- a CDS encoding carbon-nitrogen hydrolase family protein, with product MSFAVVQMVSQSDVLVNLTHARRLLEQAAESGARLAVLPENFAAMGRRDVADIGRAEAQGQGPILPWLKLAARDLKLWIVAGTLPLPPADRPRGKVTACSLLIDEHGEQVARYDKLHLFDVDVADNRGRYRESDDYAYGDNVVVADTPVGRLGLSVCYDLRFPELYSALREAGAQLITAPSAFTAVTGAAHWDILIRARAIETQCYVLAAAQGGLHPGPRETYGHASIIDPWGRVLAEQAQGEAVLLAERDSDEQASIRARMPVSDHRRFFSRDALRPAHTSE from the coding sequence ATGTCTTTTGCTGTAGTTCAAATGGTCAGCCAGAGCGATGTCCTGGTCAATCTGACTCACGCTCGCCGCCTGCTTGAACAGGCTGCCGAGTCTGGAGCGCGCCTGGCGGTGCTCCCGGAAAATTTTGCCGCCATGGGCCGTCGCGACGTTGCCGATATCGGTCGCGCCGAGGCTCAAGGCCAGGGTCCGATCCTGCCATGGTTGAAACTGGCCGCTCGCGACCTCAAATTATGGATAGTGGCTGGCACGTTACCGCTACCACCGGCTGATCGGCCGCGGGGTAAAGTCACCGCGTGTTCATTGCTGATCGATGAACACGGCGAGCAAGTGGCACGCTATGACAAACTGCATTTGTTCGATGTGGACGTTGCCGACAACCGTGGGCGTTATCGGGAGTCGGATGATTACGCCTATGGTGACAATGTGGTGGTCGCCGATACGCCGGTGGGACGTCTGGGTTTGAGCGTGTGTTACGACCTGCGCTTCCCTGAGTTGTATAGCGCGCTGCGTGAAGCGGGTGCGCAATTGATCACTGCACCGTCGGCCTTCACTGCTGTCACCGGTGCCGCGCATTGGGACATCCTGATCCGGGCGCGTGCGATAGAGACCCAGTGCTATGTGCTGGCGGCGGCGCAAGGGGGACTGCACCCCGGTCCAAGGGAAACCTACGGGCATGCTTCGATCATCGACCCTTGGGGGCGCGTGCTGGCTGAGCAGGCCCAGGGCGAAGCGGTGCTGCTGGCCGAACGTGATAGCGATGAACAGGCGTCCATACGGGCGCGGATGCCGGTGTCTGATCACCGGCGATTTTTTTCGCGGGACGCATTGCGGCCTGCGCACACCTCGGAGTGA
- the rapZ gene encoding RNase adapter RapZ, protein MRMIIVSGRSGSGKSTALDVLEDNGFYCIDNLPAGLLPELAERALIHTELAQPLVAVSIDARNLPSHLSRFPELLEEVRSRHIQCDVLYLDADEETLLKRFSETRRRHPLSSTNRSLAEAIRDESNLLGPIIDLADLKINTTHLNLYQLRDMLKLRLLNKPEPGTAFLVESFGFKRGMPVDADLVFDVRCLPNPYWKPELRELSGLDQPVADYLAAQPDVEEMFQDIYAYLNKWLPRFAASNRAYVTIAIGCTGGHHRSVYLTERLGQVLQQSLKNVQVRHRDLS, encoded by the coding sequence ATGCGCATGATCATCGTCAGCGGCCGATCCGGCTCCGGCAAGAGCACAGCACTGGATGTACTGGAAGACAACGGCTTCTATTGCATCGACAACCTGCCTGCAGGCCTGCTCCCGGAGCTGGCTGAACGTGCCCTGATTCATACCGAACTGGCTCAGCCGCTGGTCGCCGTGTCCATCGACGCGCGCAATCTGCCGAGCCATCTGTCGCGTTTTCCCGAATTACTGGAAGAGGTCCGCAGCCGCCACATCCAATGCGATGTGCTGTACCTCGACGCCGATGAAGAGACCCTGCTAAAACGATTCTCTGAAACCCGTCGTCGCCACCCCCTGAGCAGCACCAACCGCTCGCTTGCCGAAGCGATACGTGACGAGAGCAACCTGCTTGGGCCGATCATCGATCTGGCCGATCTGAAAATCAACACCACGCACCTGAACCTCTATCAACTACGTGACATGCTCAAACTGCGCCTGCTGAACAAGCCGGAGCCAGGCACCGCGTTTCTGGTTGAGTCGTTTGGTTTCAAACGTGGCATGCCAGTAGATGCTGATCTGGTATTCGATGTGCGCTGCCTGCCCAATCCCTACTGGAAGCCGGAGTTGCGCGAACTGTCCGGGCTCGACCAGCCCGTGGCCGATTATTTGGCGGCACAGCCGGATGTAGAAGAGATGTTCCAGGACATCTACGCGTACCTGAACAAATGGTTGCCACGCTTTGCAGCCAGCAACCGCGCCTACGTGACTATTGCCATTGGCTGCACCGGCGGGCACCACCGCTCTGTCTACCTGACCGAGCGCCTGGGTCAGGTCTTGCAACAATCCCTCAAGAACGTTCAGGTCCGCCACCGCGACCTCAGCTGA
- the ptsN gene encoding PTS IIA-like nitrogen regulatory protein PtsN yields MIRLENILTAGRSLVNVPSSSKKNVLEQVAKLIGRETELDSDLVLTSLIAREKLGSTGFGNGIAIPHCRLAGCPMPISALLHLDTPVDFDAIDGRPVDLLFVLLVPEAATDEHLELLRQIASMLDRADVRDRLRSAQSDEALYQVVLDVQNGH; encoded by the coding sequence ATGATCCGACTTGAAAATATCCTGACTGCCGGCCGTTCACTCGTGAACGTGCCGAGCAGCAGTAAAAAAAATGTTCTTGAGCAAGTTGCCAAACTGATCGGCCGTGAAACGGAGCTTGATTCGGACTTGGTACTCACGAGCCTTATTGCCCGCGAAAAACTCGGCTCGACCGGTTTCGGCAATGGCATCGCCATCCCGCATTGCCGGCTGGCGGGCTGCCCAATGCCCATCAGCGCCCTCCTGCACCTCGACACCCCCGTAGATTTTGACGCCATCGACGGCAGGCCTGTAGACCTGCTTTTTGTCCTTCTAGTCCCGGAAGCCGCCACCGACGAACACCTGGAGCTGCTGCGCCAGATAGCCAGCATGCTCGACCGCGCCGATGTGCGCGACCGCCTACGCAGCGCCCAAAGCGATGAAGCGCTTTATCAAGTGGTGCTGGACGTGCAGAACGGTCATTAA
- the tldD gene encoding metalloprotease TldD codes for MSDLSSVSEHLLAPGGLSLDSLQSVLGELAGPGIDAADLYFQGQISESWSLEDGIVKEGSFNLDQGVGVRAQSGEKTGFAYSNAITPEALSLAARAARSISRAGQEGQVQAFTTQDVAQLYAPDNPLDVMTRAEKVELLKRIDVATRALDARIQQVTVSMAGVWERILIASTDGSLAADVRPLVRFNVSVIVEQNGRRERGGHGGGGRTDYRYFLTDDRAMGYAREALRQALVNLEAIPAPAGTLPVVLGSGWSGVLLHEAVGHGLEGDFNRKGSSAYSGRMGEMVASKLCTIVDDGTLAGRRGSLTVDDEGTPTHCTTLIENGVLKGYMQDKLNARLMGVARTGNGRRESYAHLPMPRMTNTYMLAGQSDPEEIIASVKRGIYCANLGGGQVDITSGKFVFSTSEAYLIEDGKITAPVKGATLIGNGPEAMSRVSMVGNDLALDSGVGTCGKDGQSVPVGVGQPTLKIDAITVGGTGS; via the coding sequence ATGAGCGACTTGTCCTCTGTCAGCGAACACCTTTTAGCGCCTGGCGGCCTGAGCCTCGACAGCTTGCAGTCGGTACTGGGCGAGCTGGCTGGCCCAGGGATCGATGCGGCTGACCTGTATTTCCAGGGGCAGATTTCCGAGTCCTGGTCGTTGGAAGACGGCATCGTCAAGGAAGGCAGTTTCAACCTCGATCAGGGCGTCGGTGTACGGGCGCAATCGGGTGAGAAAACCGGATTTGCCTACAGCAATGCGATTACCCCTGAGGCACTGAGCCTTGCCGCACGTGCTGCGCGTTCGATTTCCCGCGCCGGGCAGGAAGGTCAGGTGCAAGCATTCACCACGCAGGATGTGGCCCAGTTGTATGCGCCGGACAACCCTCTGGACGTGATGACGCGCGCGGAAAAGGTCGAACTGCTCAAGCGCATCGACGTTGCCACGCGAGCATTGGATGCACGTATTCAGCAGGTCACGGTCAGCATGGCCGGGGTTTGGGAGCGGATTCTGATCGCGTCCACCGATGGCAGCCTGGCGGCGGATGTGCGTCCGCTGGTGCGTTTTAATGTCAGTGTTATCGTCGAGCAGAATGGCAGACGCGAACGAGGTGGCCATGGCGGTGGCGGGCGTACCGATTACCGGTACTTCCTCACGGATGACCGTGCCATGGGTTATGCCCGTGAAGCGTTGCGTCAGGCACTGGTGAATCTTGAAGCGATCCCCGCACCTGCTGGCACGTTGCCGGTGGTGCTCGGTTCCGGTTGGTCCGGCGTACTGCTGCACGAAGCGGTTGGCCATGGTCTGGAAGGCGATTTCAACCGCAAAGGCAGCTCGGCGTATAGCGGGCGAATGGGTGAAATGGTGGCGTCCAAGCTGTGCACTATCGTCGATGATGGCACGCTGGCCGGTCGTCGAGGCTCGTTGACGGTGGACGATGAAGGCACGCCGACCCACTGCACCACGCTGATCGAAAACGGCGTGCTCAAGGGTTACATGCAGGACAAGCTCAACGCTCGGTTGATGGGCGTGGCACGTACCGGTAACGGTCGTCGCGAGTCCTATGCGCACCTGCCAATGCCCCGCATGACCAACACTTACATGCTGGCCGGGCAAAGCGACCCGGAGGAAATCATCGCGTCGGTGAAGAGGGGCATCTACTGCGCCAACCTCGGCGGCGGTCAGGTTGATATCACCAGCGGCAAATTCGTGTTTTCGACCAGTGAGGCCTATTTGATCGAAGACGGTAAAATCACTGCGCCAGTCAAAGGTGCGACCTTGATCGGTAATGGGCCTGAAGCCATGAGTCGAGTGTCGATGGTCGGTAACGACCTGGCGTTGGACAGCGGCGTGGGCACCTGCGGCAAAGACGGTCAGTCAGTGCCAGTAGGTGTCGGTCAGCCGACCTTGAAGATCGATGCGATCACGGTAGGCGGTACGGGGTCCTGA
- the yjgA gene encoding ribosome biogenesis factor YjgA has protein sequence MVDSYDDSLDEGKSKTQVKRELHALVDLGERLTTLKPDLLAKLPLTDALRRALAEAPKHTANIARKRHILFIGKLMRDQDLDAILVLLDQLDASTRQYNERFHGLERWRDRLITGTDDVLEKFVGDYPEADRQQLRSLIRQAQHELAQSKPPAASRKLFKYIRDLDDIKRGLR, from the coding sequence ATGGTTGATTCTTACGACGACTCCCTCGATGAGGGTAAAAGCAAAACTCAGGTCAAACGCGAGCTTCATGCTCTGGTTGACCTTGGCGAGCGCCTGACAACACTCAAGCCTGACTTGCTGGCGAAACTGCCCTTGACCGACGCGCTGCGCCGGGCCTTGGCCGAAGCGCCCAAGCACACCGCAAACATTGCGCGTAAACGGCATATCCTGTTCATCGGCAAGCTGATGCGCGATCAAGACCTGGACGCCATTTTGGTGTTGCTTGATCAACTTGATGCCTCCACTCGCCAATACAACGAACGTTTTCACGGTCTGGAACGCTGGCGTGATCGCTTGATCACAGGCACCGACGACGTACTCGAGAAGTTTGTCGGCGACTATCCGGAAGCAGATCGTCAGCAACTGCGTTCGCTTATACGCCAGGCCCAGCATGAACTTGCCCAAAGCAAGCCACCTGCCGCCAGCCGCAAACTGTTCAAGTACATCCGCGACCTGGACGACATAAAGCGCGGCCTGCGCTAG
- a CDS encoding HPr family phosphocarrier protein has translation MPVRQITIINKLGLHARAAAKFVGVAGRFPCQIRVGRAPDSMVDGKSIMAVMMLAAGKGTDIHLHTEGEDEQAALEDLIELINNRFDEGE, from the coding sequence ATGCCCGTTCGTCAAATCACTATCATCAACAAGCTTGGCTTGCACGCGCGCGCCGCCGCTAAATTCGTCGGCGTCGCCGGAAGATTCCCCTGCCAGATCAGAGTAGGTCGCGCGCCCGACAGCATGGTCGACGGCAAAAGCATCATGGCCGTGATGATGCTGGCAGCAGGAAAAGGCACCGATATCCACCTGCATACTGAAGGCGAAGACGAACAGGCAGCACTCGAAGACTTGATTGAGCTGATCAACAATCGGTTTGATGAAGGCGAGTGA